In Natrinema amylolyticum, the following are encoded in one genomic region:
- a CDS encoding ABC transporter substrate-binding protein, whose translation MLADRPIRLFHLPFSFMLPQKVASERGYFREEGLAVDLVERDRRDVEVKYIPAAETLTGEYDVDLYPICKWESIRRTWTMGDGRIVANGTFANLPYTVFTRPESEIETPADLADVPVGVNRRTGQEYTARKALEEHVAADEVDLVGCGMPTDRLRALHEGRVDAVTLIDPHSTLADHLGFRRLLEYDNHMGIVGDDAIDRDLLEAFLQAYGRAVEDINADPDAFRGTYLEMLEADAAVAPDLFDDVDVDAVREEITVPQYDVPEPVDREELDEHLAWMQDRGLIDESAAIDDIVAPL comes from the coding sequence ATGCTAGCAGACCGACCGATCCGGCTGTTCCACCTCCCGTTCTCGTTCATGCTGCCACAGAAGGTGGCGAGCGAGCGGGGCTACTTCCGCGAGGAAGGGCTCGCGGTCGACCTGGTGGAGCGAGACAGGCGCGACGTCGAGGTCAAGTATATCCCCGCGGCGGAGACGCTGACCGGCGAGTACGACGTGGACCTCTATCCCATCTGCAAGTGGGAGAGCATCCGCCGGACGTGGACCATGGGCGACGGCCGAATCGTCGCGAACGGCACCTTCGCGAACCTCCCGTACACGGTGTTCACGCGTCCCGAATCGGAAATCGAGACGCCGGCCGACCTCGCGGACGTTCCGGTCGGCGTCAACCGGCGAACGGGACAGGAGTATACCGCGCGCAAGGCACTCGAGGAACACGTCGCCGCCGACGAGGTCGACCTCGTCGGCTGCGGGATGCCCACCGACCGGCTGCGGGCGCTCCACGAGGGTCGGGTCGACGCCGTGACGCTCATCGATCCTCACAGCACGCTCGCCGATCACCTCGGCTTCCGGCGGCTGCTGGAGTACGACAACCACATGGGAATCGTCGGCGACGACGCGATCGATCGCGACCTGCTCGAGGCGTTCCTGCAGGCCTACGGTCGCGCCGTCGAGGACATCAACGCGGATCCCGACGCCTTCCGCGGGACGTATCTGGAGATGCTCGAGGCTGACGCCGCGGTCGCGCCCGACCTGTTCGACGACGTCGACGTGGACGCCGTCCGCGAGGAGATCACCGTGCCGCAGTACGACGTTCCGGAGCCCGTCGACCGGGAGGAACTCGACGAGCACCTCGCCTGGATGCAGGATCGCGGATTGATCGACGAGAGCGCGGCGATCGACGACATCGTCGCGCCGCTGTAA
- a CDS encoding cupin domain-containing protein, with the protein MERLSTTRAAFEEVADGVHLADLQTGERAGMVYWRIESGATLPSHTHANEQIGFVLEGELTAIVEGEEYALAAGDAYMFRSDERHGAENRSGEDAVGIGVLAPPREEPDWRRTPSAVERG; encoded by the coding sequence ATGGAACGACTATCGACGACCCGCGCGGCGTTCGAGGAAGTCGCAGACGGGGTGCACCTCGCGGACCTGCAAACGGGGGAGCGGGCCGGTATGGTCTACTGGCGGATCGAATCGGGGGCGACACTCCCGTCCCACACACACGCGAACGAACAGATCGGGTTCGTCCTCGAGGGGGAACTCACCGCGATCGTCGAGGGCGAGGAGTACGCGCTCGCGGCCGGTGACGCGTACATGTTCCGGAGCGACGAGCGTCACGGCGCGGAAAACCGGAGCGGCGAGGACGCGGTCGGGATCGGAGTGCTCGCACCGCCCCGCGAGGAGCCCGACTGGCGACGGACGCCCTCCGCGGTCGAACGTGGCTGA
- a CDS encoding ABC transporter substrate-binding protein, protein MTDIDISSQQAAIDEFQGDSGDRPVLRARFEHNGSPRYMLYTIKRFGYDHDHDFHLDLRLVSDELDEGRETVEAKLQEGDADLIDIDYISTARERAAGAPIVAFHPYGQTVGGLVTPTDSAIEGLEDLSGHRIGVVRRLDKNWILVRAACREFHGFDPDETAAPVEAGSKVELTRLLEDGEVDAILQFWQIIPEIVETGPYREVLPMSRLVDRLADTDDDRPIPISTFLTSEAYLHDHPDAVRGFRGAFRDAVARLRRDDELWTEIGERLMYEDDPAVVRAVRDQWREMVVPDWDETTVEGMERLFDHLRSVAGADALGIDELPDGLFRTDLEVEA, encoded by the coding sequence ATGACCGACATCGACATCAGTTCCCAGCAGGCCGCGATCGACGAGTTTCAGGGCGATTCCGGCGACCGTCCCGTTTTACGAGCGCGGTTTGAGCACAACGGTAGCCCGCGGTACATGCTCTATACGATCAAGCGCTTCGGCTACGACCACGACCACGACTTCCACCTCGACCTGCGACTCGTCTCCGACGAACTGGACGAGGGCCGCGAGACGGTCGAGGCGAAACTACAGGAGGGCGACGCCGATCTGATCGACATCGACTACATCTCGACGGCCCGAGAGCGCGCTGCGGGCGCGCCGATCGTCGCCTTCCACCCGTACGGCCAGACCGTCGGTGGACTGGTCACGCCGACCGATTCGGCGATCGAGGGGCTCGAGGACCTCTCGGGTCACCGGATCGGCGTCGTCAGACGGCTCGACAAGAACTGGATCCTCGTCCGGGCGGCCTGCCGGGAGTTCCACGGTTTCGATCCGGACGAGACGGCTGCGCCGGTCGAGGCCGGGTCGAAGGTCGAACTCACCCGGCTGCTCGAGGACGGCGAGGTCGACGCGATCCTCCAGTTCTGGCAGATAATCCCGGAGATCGTCGAGACCGGGCCGTACCGTGAGGTGTTGCCGATGTCACGGCTAGTGGACCGTCTCGCCGACACCGACGACGATCGGCCGATCCCCATCTCGACGTTCCTGACGAGTGAGGCGTACCTGCACGACCACCCTGATGCAGTCCGCGGGTTCCGGGGTGCCTTTCGGGACGCAGTCGCGCGGCTCCGACGCGACGACGAACTCTGGACGGAGATCGGCGAGCGGCTCATGTACGAGGACGATCCCGCGGTCGTCCGCGCCGTGCGGGATCAGTGGCGCGAGATGGTCGTCCCCGACTGGGACGAGACCACCGTCGAGGGGATGGAACGGCTGTTCGACCACCTCAGATCCGTCGCCGGTGCGGACGCCCTCGGCATCGACGAACTCCCCGATGGGCTGTTTCGGACGGACCTCGAGGTGGAAGCATGA
- a CDS encoding aldehyde ferredoxin oxidoreductase C-terminal domain-containing protein, with amino-acid sequence MLTGRGPLLSIDVGARSAETDRIDGVLSRYVGGRGVGTKLAHDRLPFDVDPLGPENALFFSAGPLQTTRTSFTGRLNCTAVSPLSDGLVSSNAGGFLSRPFANTGYGALKVTGESDRLLAVHVTDEGVSFEEVPELAGATVPEVTARVADRRGFDDDEAASHVACVGPAGENEVRFAAIVTSGGRVFGRGGLGAVMGSKNIKYLTFEGDAAPSIDVPDVAGEIHAAAAESDHVMKRQGTAGLTGFANEIEALPTRYFSERSFEGIDGISGERVAEKKYERGTCSSCAFACKLPTKDDESGLETEGPEFETVMAFGSNVGVDDIVDVMGANERCDALGLDTIECGAAVAAYLASEDAFGDADLVHDLVEKIASREGVGDLLAEGVARCHDDLGVPDWSMKGVAFPAHDGRRLNGQGLAYATSNRGADHLYGSMYVYEYPMVEQERALEPAGLEGKVDRLVRTENKKAVLDSAILCKFSRTTVESGQLPALLATTDEALQRLGERIVTLERDFNARRGFDRGDDDDLPYDLEGLESALDTYYRRRGWNPDGTVPPDRLAELEP; translated from the coding sequence ATGCTGACCGGACGAGGGCCGCTGCTCTCGATCGACGTCGGTGCGCGGTCCGCCGAGACGGACCGGATCGACGGCGTCCTCTCGAGGTACGTCGGCGGCCGAGGCGTCGGAACGAAACTCGCACACGATCGGCTGCCGTTCGACGTCGATCCGCTGGGCCCGGAGAACGCGCTCTTCTTCAGCGCCGGTCCGCTGCAGACGACGCGGACGAGCTTCACCGGCCGGCTGAACTGTACGGCCGTCTCGCCGCTGTCAGACGGGCTCGTCTCGTCGAACGCTGGCGGATTCCTCTCCCGGCCGTTCGCGAACACCGGCTACGGCGCGCTCAAGGTGACCGGCGAGAGCGACCGGCTACTCGCGGTTCACGTGACCGACGAGGGCGTCTCGTTCGAGGAGGTACCGGAACTGGCCGGCGCGACCGTCCCCGAGGTGACGGCGCGCGTCGCGGATCGGCGCGGCTTCGACGACGACGAGGCGGCCTCGCACGTCGCCTGCGTCGGTCCGGCCGGTGAGAACGAAGTGCGGTTCGCCGCGATCGTGACCTCGGGCGGTCGGGTCTTCGGCCGCGGCGGACTGGGCGCGGTGATGGGATCGAAGAATATCAAGTACCTCACGTTCGAGGGCGACGCCGCTCCCTCGATCGACGTGCCGGACGTCGCCGGGGAGATTCACGCCGCGGCCGCCGAGAGCGACCACGTGATGAAACGGCAGGGGACCGCGGGGTTGACCGGGTTCGCCAACGAGATCGAAGCGCTGCCGACCAGGTACTTCAGCGAGCGCTCGTTCGAGGGGATCGACGGTATCAGCGGCGAGCGCGTCGCCGAGAAGAAGTACGAGCGGGGTACCTGCTCGAGCTGTGCGTTCGCCTGCAAACTGCCCACCAAGGACGACGAGTCCGGCCTCGAGACCGAAGGGCCGGAGTTCGAGACGGTGATGGCGTTCGGATCGAACGTCGGCGTCGACGATATCGTCGACGTGATGGGTGCGAACGAGCGGTGTGACGCGCTCGGCCTCGATACGATCGAGTGCGGGGCGGCCGTCGCGGCCTACCTCGCGAGCGAGGACGCCTTCGGCGACGCCGATCTCGTCCACGACCTCGTCGAGAAGATCGCCTCTCGAGAGGGCGTCGGCGACCTGCTCGCCGAGGGGGTCGCCCGGTGTCACGACGACCTCGGCGTCCCCGACTGGTCGATGAAGGGCGTGGCGTTCCCGGCCCACGACGGGCGGCGACTCAACGGGCAGGGACTGGCGTACGCCACCTCTAATCGCGGCGCGGACCACCTCTACGGCAGCATGTACGTCTACGAGTATCCGATGGTCGAGCAGGAGAGAGCCCTCGAGCCGGCCGGACTCGAGGGCAAGGTTGACCGCCTCGTTCGGACCGAGAATAAGAAGGCGGTCCTCGACAGCGCGATCCTCTGTAAGTTTTCCCGGACGACGGTCGAGAGCGGGCAACTCCCCGCGCTGCTCGCGACGACGGACGAGGCCCTCCAGCGACTCGGCGAGCGGATCGTAACCCTCGAGCGCGACTTCAACGCTCGGCGCGGCTTCGACCGCGGTGACGACGACGATCTACCGTACGATCTCGAGGGCCTCGAGTCGGCGCTCGATACGTATTACCGCCGTCGGGGCTGGAACCCGGACGGCACCGTGCCGCCGGATCGGCTCGCCGAACTTGAGCCGTGA